From the genome of Maribacter algicola, one region includes:
- a CDS encoding tyrosine-protein phosphatase, producing the protein MFSFFTKKHFLIDHLDGFVDIHNHILPGIDDGAKTVEDSLALITGFKEFGVKDFICTPHIMENYYPNTPDTINNSLALLRNGLKMNDLNHVCLEAAAEHMIDAGFEGKLEENRIMPLAESYVLIEMSYLQPSLNLFDMVEKISEKSLYPILAHPERYNFLHGKLKSFEEFKKKGMLLQLNILSVSGYYGTEVQKTAMSLLNNNLLDFIATDIHNRKQLNALKEMELKQSVIDSLLPIIERTTYNFRR; encoded by the coding sequence ATGTTTAGTTTTTTTACAAAAAAGCACTTTTTAATTGACCATTTGGATGGTTTTGTGGATATCCATAATCATATACTGCCGGGCATTGACGACGGCGCAAAAACGGTGGAAGATTCACTTGCCCTTATTACCGGTTTCAAAGAATTTGGTGTGAAAGATTTTATCTGTACGCCCCATATTATGGAAAACTACTACCCCAATACGCCGGATACTATCAACAATTCGCTGGCCCTTTTGCGGAACGGTTTAAAAATGAACGATTTAAACCATGTTTGTTTAGAAGCTGCCGCGGAACACATGATCGATGCAGGCTTTGAAGGGAAATTGGAAGAAAACCGCATCATGCCACTTGCAGAAAGCTATGTCCTCATAGAAATGTCCTATTTGCAACCTTCCCTGAATTTATTCGATATGGTGGAAAAAATCTCCGAAAAGAGCCTCTACCCTATTTTGGCCCATCCAGAACGCTATAACTTTTTACACGGGAAGCTAAAGTCCTTTGAAGAGTTCAAAAAGAAGGGTATGCTCCTGCAATTGAATATTCTTTCTGTATCCGGCTATTATGGCACAGAAGTACAAAAGACGGCAATGTCCCTTTTGAACAACAATCTTTTGGATTTTATTGCGACGGACATACATAACCGCAAACAATTAAATGCCTTAAAGGAAATGGAGCTAAAGCAGTCCGTCATAGATTCATTACTTCCTATTATCGAAAGGACCACCTACAATTTTCGAAGATAA